From the Huiozyma naganishii CBS 8797 chromosome 2, complete genome genome, one window contains:
- the VSB1 gene encoding Vsb1p (similar to Saccharomyces cerevisiae YGR125W; ancestral locus Anc_3.485), whose protein sequence is MGMSKAHRIKRPARQSISESISVSLGLQNNDARQSDNENPLQVLPGESSYLGRSYVSGLWSPTQRNNKSGYDLLPTSNEQAYSKPIHKSQMLHRQTQAIGENFSDSNGDEGSENKDLNEYIDLVEHNERKTANIDNVDQIGGLATGPQTTVPGNKTHPVTSPLSDEYGIPDENSRLLLTPVSSLSVAISDASSLTPEDYNGRARSPLNGINSTYGSQIPTLSSYSSAGMKIGPPITSKWDYISALSHDIVHYLPASILGLLLNILDALSYGMIIFPITEPIFSQLGPSGLSMFYISTVISQFTYSSGWSSFPCGIGSEMIEVTPFFHTMALTIMKTLGEERKNEIITTTIFCYVISSMFTGLTFFTLGKLKLGKLVGFFPRHILIGCIGGVGYFLLITGIEVCTRIAKFEYSIPFLLNLFTDEKTLFQWLLPTMLTIILIFTQNRFRNSLVLPSFYILTLILFHFIVAIVPNLSLTKLRNSGWIFPVAASNVTWYDHYKYFNFSDVHWALVIKQIPTMMALTFFGILHVPINVPALAMSLQMDKYDVDRELIAHGYSNFFSGLFGSIENYLVYTNSVLFIRAGADSALAGYILIVLTIIVMLIGPVIISFIPICIVGSLIFLLGYELLMEALVDTWGKLNTFEYVTVGIIILTMGIFDFVLGIIVGILIACFKFLIDSTHLQTVNGEFSGEVAKSTVYRDPIQTTFLDGVGEQIYVLKLQNLLFFGTIISIEEKIDKLLEISNNDSSKRRIKYLILDFKNINTDNIDYSAAEGFNRIRRFTQTKGIQLIISSIREKDGIYRAFNNVGLLEDVELFQDLNSSLEWCENELLHWYNELRTKAKARLRKLNNTANSVVSRLPVSASKQMDSRAITSADQSGRAAISNLMSLPTNTPRNHQMLTVAQDVFKNDEQTVSSLRKQLKTKDPLLPLLLLTLKQYRPDIGSNDKLARDKEIAIWSRLCPYFAKKTMMAQTTLQHCNKIFFLVQTGVLKAVFKLPQGCVYETMANRTCYGKIIDSGTTVDDADTSNPDFSKLFITTETDSELWVIDAAAMGRLEREDPELFIQLALLVMLIKDKRFKDLLGHALISA, encoded by the coding sequence aTGGGAATGAGCAAGGCTCACAGGATAAAGAGGCCGGCGAGGCAGTCGATATCGGAATCCATTTCGGTGTCACTGGGCTTGCAGAACAATGATGCAAGGCAATCTGACAACGAGAATCCTTTGCAAGTGCTGCCAGGTGAGAGTAGCTACCTCGGGAGGTCATACGTCAGTGGTTTGTGGTCTCCCACACAGAGAAACAATAAATCAGGATACGACCTTCTTCCGACAAGTAATGAACAGGCATACAGCAAACCAATACACAAGTCGCAAATGTTGCATAGGCAGACACAAGCTATTGGGGAAAACTTTAGCGATTCTAATGGGGATGAAGGTTCAGAGAATAAAGATTTGAATGAGTACATCGATTTGGTGGAGCATAACGAAAGAAAGACGGCAAACATTGATAACGTCGATCAGATTGGGGGCCTTGCAACTGGTCCACAAACTACTGTGCCTGGCAATAAAACACACCCAGTAACTTCACCACTGTCAGATGAGTACGGTATTCCAGATGAGAACTCAAGATTATTACTCACTCCTGTATCATCTCTTTCAGTTGCCATATCGGATGCATCGTCATTGACGCCGGAAGACTACAACGGAAGAGCAAGGTCACCACTTAATGGAATCAATTCGACATACGGCTCCCAAATTCCTACACTTTCAAGCTACTCTTCAGCAGGCATGAAGATCGGGCCTCCCATAACCTCGAAATGGGATTACATTTCTGCTTTGTCCCACGACATTGTACATTATCTTCCAGCATCCATCTTGGGACTGTTACTAAACATTCTTGACGCATTATCTTATGGAATGATCATATTCCCAATTACAGAACCCATATTTTCCCAGTTGGGACCCTCAGGTCTATCCATGTTTTATATTTCCACAGTCATTTCTCAATTCACATATTCCAGTGGATGGTCCAGTTTTCCTTGTGGTATAGGAAGTGAAATGATAGAGGTCACACCCTTTTTCCACACAATGGCGTTGACGATCATGAAAACGCTGGGAGAAGAGAGGAAGAATGAGATCATTACAACGACTATATTCTGCTACGTCATTAGTTCCATGTTCACAGGCTTAACGTTTTTCACGCTGGGTAAATTGAAACTGGGCAAATTGGTCGGATTCTTCCCGCGTCATATCCTGATTGGATGCATTGGTGGTGTCGgctattttcttttgattaCGGGCATTGAGGTCTGTACAAGAATTGCAAAATTTGAATATTCGATCCCATTCTTACTGAATTTATTCACAGACGAAAAAACCTTGTTTCAATGGCTGTTACCCACTATGCTAACAATAATCCTTATCTTCACGCAAAATCGTTTCAGAAACTCTTTGGTGCTACCATCTTTTTACATTCTGACTTTAATATTATTCCATTTCATTGTGGCTATTGTCCCCAATTTGTCTCTCACGAAGTTGCGTAACTCGGGCTGGATTTTTCCCGTAGCAGCTTCGAATGTTACCTGGTATGACCATTACAAATATTTCAACTTCAGCGATGTACATTGGGCGCTTGTCATCAAACAAATCCCAACAATGATGGCATTGACCTTTTTTGGTATACTGCACGTCCCTATAAACGTTCCCGCCCTGGCCATGTCTTTACAGATGGACAAGTATGATGTTGATAGAGAACTCATTGCACATGGGTATTCGAACTTTTTCAGTGGGCTTTTTGGCTCCATCGAGAACTATCTTGTTTACACCAACAGTGTTCTATTCATCAGAGCCGGTGCGGACTCTGCCTTAGCCGGGTACATACTGATTGTGTTGACTATTATTGTCATGCTTATTGGACCCGTAATCATTTCCTTTATCCCAATTTGCATCGTGGGGTCgttgatatttttgctAGGGTACGAACTGTTAATGGAGGCTCTGGTTGATACATGGGGgaagttgaacactttTGAATATGTTACTGTCGGGATCATCATCTTAACGATGGGgatatttgattttgtgCTCGGTATTATCGTTGGTATCCTAATTGCGTGCTTTAAGTTTCTGATTGACAGCACTCATTTACAGACAGTCAACGGTGAATTTAGTGGGGAAGTCGCCAAGAGCACTGTCTATAGAGATCCAATTCAAACCACATTTTTGGATGGTGTTGGGGAGCAGATATACGTGCTAAAGTTACAGAATCTGTTGTTCTTTGGTACTATAATATCcattgaggaaaaaatCGATAAGCTGTTGGAGATTAGCAATAACGATTCCTCCAAGAGACGTATCAAATATTTGATCCTTGACTTTAAGAACATCAACACCGACAACATTGATTATTCTGCGGCAGAAGGTTTCAACCGGATTAGGCGGTTTACGCAGACCAAGGGCATTCAACTGATAATATCCTCCATTCGTGAAAAGGACGGAATATATCGGGCGTTCAATAACGTTGGGTTACTCGAGGATGTTGAGCTTTTCCAAgacttgaacagttcattAGAGTGGTGTGAAAATGAGCTGTTACACTGGTACAACGAGCTGAGAACGAAGGCGAAGGCTAGGTTACGCAAGCTGAACAACACTGCAAACAGTGTTGTGAGCAGACTACCTGTCAGTGCCTCTAAACAGATGGACTCACGGGCCATAACTTCAGCTGATCAATCCGGCAGAGCTGCGATTAGCAATCTGATGTCTTTGCCCACGAACACCCCCAGAAACCACCAGATGTTGACTGTGGCGCAGGATGTATTCAAGAACGACGAACAGACTGTCAGCTCGCTACGCAAACAACTGAAGACGAAGGACCCCCTGTTGCCCCTACTGCTACTCACGTTGAAGCAGTACAGACCTGACATTGGCTCGAACGACAAGCTTGCGAGAGACAAGGAGATTGCAATCTGGAGCCGCCTGTGTCCGTATTTTGCCAAAAAGACCATGATGGCACAGACCACGCTGCAACATTGCAACAAGATTTTCTTCCTCGTGCAGACCGGTGTGTTGAAGGCCGTTTTCAAGTTGCCCCAGGGCTGCGTCTACGAGACGATGGCCAACAGGACCTGCTACGGTAAGATCATCGATTCAGGGACCACCGTGGACGACGCCGACACTAGCAACCCTGACTTCTCGAAGCTGTTCATCACAACAGAGACAGACTCCGAGTTGTGGGTCATCGACGCGGCGGCCATGGGGAGACTCGAGAGGGAGGACCCGGAATTGTTCATCCAGCTGGCACTGCTCGTCATGCTCATCAAGGACAAGAGATTCAAGGATCTGCTGGGACACGCATTGATCAGTGCCTGA
- the DAM1 gene encoding Dam1p (similar to Saccharomyces cerevisiae DAM1 (YGR113W); ancestral locus Anc_3.458) — protein sequence MSEFQPNKSSGTEYRLSVSSNPNSRRSSLVGHKDTYNTRASSLPHDGKANFEDDDANLLDKYLRPQLNDLHDSVVTMDDNFLRLNNIHENLVDLNESFGSLLYGIIVNSACINFAGFPTDTREQLEVAKALHSIQQEKRALLEELDALQKPETVKPGSSNSGVNSGTGVKRGQFSQPIFTTAQAKRITAKSNGRGVVKRAATDNQRNRFSRTRYNDENSNRQATTAGTADADNDDDDNSSEASFVLNPGRDDQSQYTFDDSGTANPSRKMRRKSVLNVVRNSVNTNERPPQLARRSHTMGPQPSRAPDGRRSIGGRGPMRRVHNPAAAPSGPAPGPRNSVQGNTAVRTTSRPKSIDKRPPFR from the coding sequence ATGAGCGAATTTCAGCCGAACAAGAGCTCTGGTACGGAGTACCGGTTATCTGTGAGCAGCAACCCGAATTCGAGGAGATCGTCCCTTGTGGGCCATAAAGACACATACAACACGCGCGCAAGCAGTCTACCGCACGATGGGAAGGCCAATTttgaggacgacgacgcaaATTTGCTGGACAAATATCTGAGACCGCAACTGAACGACTTACACGATTCTGTGGTGACTATGGATGATAATTTCCTGAGACTGAACAATATACACGAGAACCTAGTAGATTTGAACGAGTCATTTGGGTCCTTGCTGTACGGTATCATTGTAAACTCTGCATGTATTAACTTTGCCGGGTTTCCGACAGACACACGAGAGCAATTGGAGGTGGCCAAGGCGCTACACTCTATCCAGCAAGAAAAGAGAGCACTGTTGGAAGAATTGGACGCTCTGCAGAAACCAGAGACGGTCAAACCAGGTTCTTCAAACAGTGGGGTTAATAGCGGTACTGGGGTCAAGAGAGGACAGTTCAGTCAACCTATATTTACCACTGCGCAAGCGAAGAGAATAACTGCGAAGAGTAACGGCAGAGGAGTTGTGAAACGTGCAGCAACGGACAACCAACGGAACAGATTCTCCCGTACCCGGTATAACGAcgaaaacagcaacagacAAGCGACCACCGCGGGGACGGCCGATGCtgacaacgacgacgacgataaCAGCAGTGAGGCTTCCTTCGTCCTGAACCCAGGGCGCGACGACCAGAGCCAGTACACCTTCGATGACTCTGGCACGGCAAACCCATCCCGAAAGATGAGAAGGAAGTCCGTGCTCAATGTGGTGAGAAACAGCGTCAACACAAACGAGAGACCGCCTCAATTGGCAAGGAGATCACATACAATGGGCCCTCAGCCCTCGAGGGCACCAGACGGCCGACGCTCGATCGGAGGCCGCGGACCGATGCGGAGAGTGCACAATCCTGCAGCGGCACCATCTGGACCTGCGCCGGGCCCGAGAAACTCGGTACAGGGGAACACCGCCGTACGAACAACTTCGAGACCGAAGTCAATTGACAAGAGACCGCCTTTCAGGTGA
- the KNAG0B00890 gene encoding 40S ribosomal protein uS12 (similar to Saccharomyces cerevisiae RPS23A (YGR118W) and RPS23B (YPR132W); ancestral locus Anc_3.467), with translation MGSGKPRGLNSARKLRVHRRNNRWAENKYKKRLLGTAFKSSPFGGSSHAKGIVLEKLGIESKQPNSAIRKCVRVQLIKNGKKVTAFVPNDGCLNYVDENDEVLLAGFGRKGKAKGDIPGVRFKVVKVSGVSLLALWKEKKEKPRS, from the exons ATGGGTAGCGGTAAACCAAGAGGTTTGAACTCTGCTAGAAAGCTACGTGTTCacagaagaaacaa CCGTTGGGCCGAaaacaagtacaagaagagacTTTTGGGAACTGCTTTCAAGTCTTCTCCATTCGGTGGTTCTTCTCACGCCAAAGGTATTGTTTTAGAAAAATTGGGTATTGAATCTAAGCAACCTAACTCTGCTATCAGAAAGTGTGTCAGAGTCCAGTTGATTAAGAACGGTAAGAAGGTCACTGCTTTCGTTCCAAACGATGGTTGTTTGAACTACGTCGATGAGAACGACGAAGTTTTGCTTGCCGGTTTCGGTAGAAAGGGTAAGGCTAAGGGTGATATCCCAGGTGTCAGATTCAAGGTCGTCAAGGTTTCCGGTGTCTCCTTGCTAGCTTTGtggaaggaaaagaaggagaagcCAAGATCATAA
- the SHY1 gene encoding cytochrome oxidase assembly protein SHY1 (similar to Saccharomyces cerevisiae SHY1 (YGR112W); ancestral locus Anc_3.457), translated as MLFRGSLALKRSFLCAERGLLSRSSLVPVPRFTPQRTARRGAMTSSVDWKPIKTHNNPNEGDGRKKTSFGRLIALGLMFAMPVIAFYLGTWQLRRLGWKTKLIAECETKLTYPPVNLPKNFTEDMCEDWEYRKVRVKGHFVYEQEMFVGPRVKYGEKGYLLFTPFIREDTGEKILVERGWIAEEKVDPTTRTLRHLSIPSPQRDIELICLVRPPHERGKFQWEKTDKESRLWQVSDIYDLANVAGCKPIHFQALCDMNDHPERLVSEKAKNPETGNDSKGWALKFWKSKDQSETKPSASEQSLKYDPLDVDMEFSEWQFAKAGVPIGKKPTIDLRNNHLQYLVTWYGLSVLSTIFLVVALRKYWWKGRVVTHAQLKREKLKHTQKYM; from the coding sequence ATGCTATTCCGCGGCTCCCTTGCATTGAAAAGGAGTTTCTTATGTGCGGAAAGGGGATTACTGTCGCGCAGTAGCCTTGTCCCCGTGCCGAGATTTACACCCCAAAGGACCGCTAGAAGGGGTGCGATGACGTCCAGTGTGGATTGGAAACCGATAAAGACGCATAACAATCCAAACGAGGGCGATGGAAGAAAGAAGACATCTTTTGGTAGATTAATCGCTCTTGGTTTGATGTTTGCCATGCCTGTCATCGCTTTTTATTTGGGGACCTGGCAATTGAGAAGGCTAGGTTGGAAAACTAAACTGATAGCTGAGTGCGAGACGAAATTGACTTACCCACCGGTAAACTTGCCCAAGAATTTTACGGAGGATATGTGTGAGGATTGGGAGTATAGGAAGGTGCGGGTGAAGGGACATTTTGTTTACGAACAAGAGATGTTTGTTGGTCCAAGAGTCAAATACGGTGAAAAGGGATACCTGTTGTTTACTCCGTTTATAAGAGAGGATACTGGAGAGAAGATTCTTGTTGAACGTGGCTGGATTGCAGAGGAAAAAGTCGACCCTACTACAAGGACTTTACGACACTTATCTATTCCCTCGCCTCAAAGGGACATTGAACTGATCTGTCTCGTTCGACCCCCACACGAGCGTGGTAAATTTCAATGGGAAAAGACAGACAAAGAATCTCGGTTATGGCAAGTGTCTGATATTTATGATCTGGCAAACGTGGCAGGGTGCAAGCCTATACATTTCCAAGCTCTTTGCGATATGAACGACCATCCAGAAAGGCTGGTAAGCGAGAAGGCCAAAAATCCTGAAACAGGTAACGATTCCAAGGGATGGGCGCTTAAATTTTGGAAATCGAAAGACCAGTCCGAAACAAAGCCCAGTGCTTCCGAACAGTCACTGAAGTACGACCCGTTGGATGTGGACATGGAATTTTCAGAGTGGCAGTTTGCCAAGGCAGGCGTCCCGATAGGCAAAAAGCCCACCATTGACTTGAGAAACAATCACCTACAATATCTCGTGACGTGGTACGGTCTGTCTGTCTTGAGCACAATTTTTCTGGTTGTCGCGCTGCGGAAGTACTGGTGGAAAGGTCGTGTTGTCACCCATGCCCAGCTAAAGAGGGAAAAGCTGAAACATACACAAAAATACATGTGA
- the KNAG0B00900 gene encoding uncharacterized protein (similar to Saccharomyces cerevisiae YGR117C; ancestral locus Anc_3.466): MQDLNLNSIITNDNGSLKLPSWNHNIRFKRVTQTNTVKLAIGSKFLDGSSRICLSNASKQLKIFDSALNNLVSSFEFPHIVKLYGQILDSSFVYLCTYDGTLKIYKADFDVELVSLKLHNRVINHIEFCKKGSDSWYVVSTAVNKTLNISELKLSDAEHQLVPLSSITIPSNCTSLKCIMWDTIQPSIFLTRNDCSQLVCYTLNDTGSLSLAYNIALNTAQFSTYSFEIRSLCFTKAPDGTPFLVAATSHIPYMRLILIRPPMDEPLNGVKTYYDRIVKNFATSIPQTFLSQPIMRYLPATDGMIVGIDDGVYAFDLQKAESWKLDFHSATVKDIDVAASRMVILFSDKCVEVWDTDSPVDH; encoded by the coding sequence ATGCAGGACTTAAACCTTAACAGCATCATAACTAATGATAATGGTAGCCTGAAACTTCCAAGCTGGAATCACAATATTAGGTTTAAGCGGGTGACTCAAACAAACACTGTCAAACTGGCCATTGGCTCGAAATTTCTTGATGGCAGCTCAAGGATTTGTCTTTCAAATGCGAGCAAGCAGTTGAAGATCTTTGATAGTGCTTTGAATAATCTTGTGTCGTCATTTGAATTCCCCCATATTGTAAAATTGTACGGACAGATACTTGATTCTTCGTTTGTGTATCTCTGTACCTACGATGGAACTCTAAAGATATACAAGGCGGATTTTGACGTTGAGTTAGTATCTCTCAAACTGCACAATCGAGTTATCAACCATATTGAGTTTTGTAAGAAAGGTAGTGACTCTTGGTACGTGGTTTCAACTGCGGTGAATAAAACGTTAAACATCTCTGAATTGAAATTAAGTGATGCGGAACACCAACTAGTCCCATTATCGTCCATCACAATTCCATCAAATTGCACGTCATTGAAATGTATCATGTGGGACACAATTCAACCGTCTATATTCCTCACGAGGAATGACTGTTCACAGTTGGTATGCTATACACTCAATGATACCGGATCTTTGTCATTGGCGTACAACATTGCCTTAAACACTGCCCAATTCTCTACATACTCTTTTGAGATTCGCAGCTTGTGTTTCACAAAAGCTCCTGACGGAACACCATTCTTGGTTGCTGCAACATCCCATATACCTTACATGAGGTTGATTCTGATACGTCCTCCCATGGACGAACCGCTGAATGGCGTTAAAACGTACTACGATAGAATTGTTAAGAATTTTGCTACGTCAATTCCACAAACGTTCTTGTCGCAACCAATAATGCGATACTTACCTGCCACGGACGGCATGATTGTTGGGATTGACGATGGCGTTTACGCATTTGATCTCCAGAAAGCTGAGAGTTGGAAACTAGACTTCCATTCAGCTACTGTGAAGGACATTGATGTAGCAGCAAGTCGAATGgtaattttgttttctgaTAAGTGTGTGGAGGTGTGGGATACTGACTCCCCTGTAGACCACTAA
- the COG2 gene encoding Golgi transport complex subunit COG2 (similar to Saccharomyces cerevisiae COG2 (YGR120C); ancestral locus Anc_3.472), with the protein MNILDDGEFDIDLPQISELNTELFAATVDEYAIPNSADSGTKFDVDRFLMDNNFQYATLDNLIRTVSGLTSDSIKHLLDQITSNYPKYLEFFRTYDQEDNEAYLELQKTNNDIGVFTEMLAKLTERDIPLIQEKVGDVVEYLKKLDEISILLENHMLLSENINTVKQLSKKLHELCGLETIDEFLGCELVKQLHSFLSVCGRLLHEFENLSSPFINHLSNEYQGIIQEFQLSLKILTDKCLENPSQYSKLSRQLTSLLPEIIN; encoded by the coding sequence ATGAATATTTTGGATGATGGAGAGTTTGATATAGATTTGCCCCAAATAAGCGAATTGAATACAGAGCTGTTTGCTGCAACAGTAGATGAGTATGCTATACCGAATAGTGCGGACAGTGGGACAAAGTTTGACGTTGATAGATTTCTAATGGACAACAATTTTCAATATGCCACATTGGATAACCTTATCAGAACGGTATCAGGATTAACTTCCGACTCTATTAAACATCTACTAGACCAGATTACTTCTAATTACCCTAAATATCTGGAATTTTTCAGAACCTATGATCAGGAGGATAACGAGGCGTATCTCGAGTTGCAAAAGACCAATAATGATATCGGAGTCTTTACGGAAATGCTGGCGAAATTGACCGAGCGGGACATTCCCTTGATACAAGAGAAAGTAGGAGATGTAGttgaatatttgaaaaaactAGATGAGATATCCATACTACTAGAAAACCACATGTTGCTCTCTGAAAATATCAATACTGTGAAACAACTTAGCAAAAAGTTGCATGAGCTGTGTGGTCTTGAAACTATCGATGAATTTCTAGGCTGTGAATTAGTAAAGCAGTTGCATTCATTTCTCAGTGTATGTGGTAGACTGCTACACGAATTTGAGAACCTGTCCTCTCCATTTATAAATCATTTGTCCAATGAGTATCAGGGTATAATACAGGAATTCCAGCTTTCTCTGAAGATTTTAACCGATAAGTGTCTCGAAAATCCGTCCCAATattcaaaactttcaagaCAACTAACATCACTGCTACCTGAAATCATCAATTGA
- the KNAG0B00870 gene encoding uncharacterized protein (similar to Saccharomyces cerevisiae YGR122W; ancestral locus Anc_3.476) gives MHKLSPLGSAPSNSNTELHKGELPLQIPRNLSSIESLSPNAAYLRDQVRNLLMGKDAGIDALLGLETLISYANEIFPFINSDVNLETEWLSVMIDIAFFYGDLALMLMQKAFNKTESGSIWSSSGEYLKKGLGILQFCESNVSEKPDHRLLNLIIEMSFEFQILQQLGVIMLSLCKLRNSLSNEQSTELDLQTNDLKESTSASLFYSKLCIGCHDTASQIKQIHMLAQKREVMSFLEGTAYLLLSLDQFRKDEIGTATGLLHQSVNCYSHFVPRTKFTSTVLSTPKAPMATKEKMRNKMHNTFLKTKQKANLLPFKARADNNKVSEIINDVMDTFLIPLVILLDYVFQQTNSKLFFQPVEKDSAVLKSLLPGGVKPDLKGIEWVFWEGRLQEMGPVSNGAEQLLY, from the coding sequence ATGCATAAGTTATCGCCATTGGGCTCTGCACCTTCGAACAGTAACACAGAATTGCATAAAGGCGAGCTTCCATTGCAAATTCCTAGAAATTTAAGTTCCATTGAGTCGTTGAGTCCAAATGCAGCGTATTTGAGGGATCAAGTCAGAAATCTGCTGATGGGTAAGGACGCAGGCATTGATGCGCTACTAGGATTAGAGACATTAATATCTTATGCCAACGAAATATTTCCCTTTATAAACTCAGACGTAAATCTAGAGACGGAATGGCTCAGTGTTATGATCGATATTGCTTTTTTCTACGGTGATCTGGCCCTGATGCTGATGCAGAAAGCTTTCAATAAGACAGAGAGCGGGAGTATATGGTCATCAAGTGGGgaatacttgaagaagggaCTCGgtattcttcaattttgtgAGAGTAATGTTTCAGAGAAACCGGATCATCGATTGCTCAATTTGATAATCGAGATGAGTTTTGAATTCCAAATATTGCAGCAACTGGGAGTAATAATGCTTTCTCTTTGTAAGTTAAGGAATTCTTTGTCCAATGAGCAAAGTACAGAACTAGATTTACAAACcaacgatttgaaggaatCGACGTCTGCAAGTCTATTTTATTCTAAACTATGCATTGGGTGTCATGATACTGCGTCGCAGATAAAGCAAATACACATGCTAGCCCAAAAGCGAGAAGTAATGTCGTTTTTAGAGGGAACTGCATATTTATTACTGTCTCTAGATCAATTTCGTAAGGACGAAATCGGCACTGCAACTGGCCTGCTACATCAAAGCGTCAACTGCTACTCGCATTTTGTTCCAAGGACTAAATTTACGTCAACAGTGCTCTCTACACCAAAAGCGCCAATGGCGACCAAAGAGAAGATGCGGAATAAGATGCACAAtacttttttgaagaccaAACAAAAAGCTAACTTACTGCCGTTTAAAGCGCGTGccgacaacaacaaagtaAGTGAAATTATCAATGATGTCATGGACACTTTCCTAATACCTTTAGTGATACTACTGGATTACGTCTTTCAGCAGACCAATAGCAAATTGTTTTTTCAACCGGTTGAAAAAGATTCGGCTGTCCTAAAATCATTGCTTCCAGGTGGCGTGAAACCGGATTTGAAAGGAATCGAATGGGTATTTTGGGAGGGAAGACTACAAGAAATGGGACCTGTTTCGAATGGGGCTGAACAATTGCTGTActga
- the SCD6 gene encoding Scd6p (similar to Saccharomyces cerevisiae SCD6 (YPR129W); ancestral locus Anc_3.464) — protein sequence MSQYIGKTISLISVTDNRYVGLLENIDSEKGTVTLRSVRCFGSEGRKNWGPEEIYPNPAVYDSVQFNGNDVKDLSILEVRLEDVQPVLPPQMQQQQQQQHVAPPVSESQQQQQQLQQPQKFPSREQVPVQQQATASVPVATESREEKLPAAMAGYGVYAPPSDAQQSVVPEVAVNREQKLAQRKEHANTSGGNNNNSRRPHRDRNVEIPKNDFDFQFNNAKFSKENSEAEQESSFASNRSNENSAENEPFYDKKSSFFDTISTSAEASSNMRWQDEKELNLDTFGQASARPRRGRGGRGGNRGGQRGNYRGGNRGGNRGGYRNYRNNNNYNNNNGSNYDNNGGNRQQDFSSQGNPYNVEF from the coding sequence ATGTCGCAGTATATTGGGAAGacaatttctttgatttcGGTCACCGATAACCGCTATGTGGGTCTCTTGGAGAACATTGACTCGGAGAAAGGTACGGTCACTTTGAGAAGCGTTCGGTGCTTTGGGAGTGAAGGTAGAAAGAACTGGGGGCCCGAAGAGATATACCCAAATCCGGCCGTTTACGACTCCGTGCAGTTCAACGGGAATGACGTTAAGGACTTGAGCATCCTGGAGGTCAGGTTGGAGGACGTGCAACCGGTGCTGCCGCCCCAgatgcagcagcagcagcagcagcaacacgTTGCCCCTCCCGTATCTGAatcgcagcagcaacagcagcagctaCAGCAGCCACAGAAATTCCCATCAAGGGAACAGGTGcctgttcaacaacaggCTACGGCAAGTGTCCCAGTAGCAACAGAGTCTCGCGAGGAGAAGTTGCCAGCGGCAATGGCAGGCTACGGTGTCTATGCGCCGCCATCTGATGCCCAGCAGAGTGTTGTTCCCGAAGTGGCGGTCAACAGAGAGCAGAAACTCGCTCAACGGAAGGAGCACGCCAATACCAGCGGtggcaacaacaacaacagtagACGTCCCCATCGTGACAGAAACGTCGAGATTCCAAAGAACGACTTCGATTTCCAATTCAACAACGCAAAATTCTCGAAGGAGAACTCTGAAGCGGAGCAAGAGAGCTCATTTGCTTCCAACCGTTCGAACGAAAACTCTGCAGAGAACGAACCATTTTACGATAAGAAGTCTTCGTTTTTCGACACCATATCCACCTCTGCGGAAGCAAGCAGCAACATGAGATGGCAGGATGAGAAGGAATTGAATTTGGACACATTTGGTCAGGCCTCCGCGAGACCAAGACGTGGTAGAGGCGGTAGAGGCGGCAACAGAGGTGGCCAGAGAGGGAATTATAGAGGCGGCAACAGAGGTGGGAACAGAGGTGGTTACCGCAACTAcaggaacaacaacaactacaacaataacaatgGCAGTAATTATGACAACAATGGGGGTAATAGGCAACAAGATTTCTCCTCGCAGGGCAATCCTTACAACGTCGAGTTCTAG